In the Trichoderma atroviride chromosome 4, complete sequence genome, CTCCAGGAAAATAGTCCCAGCATGCCAAGCGCCAGCGTCAGCTGCAATGACCAAGCTGGGGCAAGAATAAACAATCGCCATTTTGCACGATCGAACTGTGCATGTGCTCTTGGGTTGGCCATGGTGTATGACGTGCAGGTTGTAGCTCTGCTCTTATCGGAGGCTGTCCACCTATAGCTGGGAAACAGgggaagcagaagatgaatCGAGAAGGGCTGCTATCTATCTAGACTCGACGATAGTCTGCATGCCCTTTGTCTTGAGGTGTATGGATGAATGGTCTGGTCGAGCAGGTATGTATGGCTGCTGGCTAGGGCATGTACCACCGGTTGGTTAGGCGCCTTTGGGTCTCCCCTCCGTCCATGCCTCATGCATAGAGGCGGACTGCCTCCGGTTTTATTATTCATTTTTTGTTCTATTTATTGATTTGATGGCTCTTAAGCCTCATCCAGTCTGCCCTGCAGCCCCGGCTTGCTAACTCAACTCTCATTAGACACTCCCCCACCGCCTGTTGGAATCCGCTAGACTTGGGTCTAGCCGAGCCGCCCACGAAAGCAAGCCTCATCCCATCGGGAACAGAAACTGACAACTGAGCCACCGCCCGTCTCACGACGCAAGGGAAGGACTGCCCGAAGGGAAACTACTGGGTCGTCCCAGTTGACTGCTGGTCCTAGCCATGTAGGCAGCCTATAATGTGGGCTTGTAGACGCGCGGGGGGGTGGTTGGGGCTTATTGCGGCTGAACCAGGAGCTGAGCTTTGCTGTTCTCTCTATTGGAGACACACGAAGGATGCAACTTGCCCACCACGGCGAATGAAATAACGCAGCCCTATGTGCATACGCCGAGTCACTAGTAGCTCAATGGGCCTCAGCCCAACAAAGCAAACAGCTTGGCTGCATGAAAGCCCGAGCCCATTCCATGTAGATCAACAGACGGCGCCTTTTCTGCTCTCGCTTGAAGgcttttttccccttgaagagtacatgtatgtagtCCCCCTCACAGCGTCTCAGAAGACATCACGCCATACAAGTGGCCAGGCGTATCAGTAAGCGGTTCTGCCTCCCGTCGTTTGTTTCTCACCGGTGGCTCACCAAGGAAGGGGAAAAGAGGCGTGAGATTTCTATTTTTGCCCTTGCAAGAAAGCTATTGGTGCCATCGTTTACCCTTGGTAGTCATACTACTTCTAGGGAATACCCAGCAGCGTaatgtatgtatgtacggAGTATTTGGAAGCAGAAGCCCAAAGACCCCCCATTATTCCGCATTTGGTCCCATCAGTCGAGCACAATGTTTTGTCGGGTCTCGCTTGTCCTGAGGATCCAATTTCACGCATGTCAGCATTTAAGATGCCGCGGGCTTGCAGAGTCGACAAGCGGGGCCCCAGCAGGCCGTTTTGCCAGATCGAACCCGCCACATGGCTCCGGAACTGCGAAAATGGCAGACCACTACACGTATCGAGCATAGAATGATGGTGGTAGGGCTACTATTTTTGGGCACCCAAAGGGTGGGAAAGGTGGAGGCGCTCAGCTCACGACCGAGTCTTGATTGGGCCAGGAGCACCGAAAGCCGAAAGGAGCTTGAACGTTGCCCAGTTTCTGGGCCAGCGCATTCTCACGTGTGTCTATCAGTTATTATTACGGAGTCGGTGGTTATGCTACGACTAGACAAGCAGGTCCAGGTAGTGCTGTAAATACTGTTGCAGCGGCATATCGAGGTGCGTGCCACAAGCAGATGGACTGCTGCAGTAGCTTACAAGAACGGACGGTTCCGCTGTCTGTACAACCGATTTCAAGCCATCAAATAATGCACCGTCGGGATGTTCCTTGGTACTCGCTTGCTGTAGTTTATACATTTCCCAggtagagaagaaaaaatcatGATATTAACAGCTGCCGATAATAGCTTCTTGCTGGAGCAAACGTGGCGGTGCAAAGCTTGTACACAGACGCCCATACTATTCCTCTAGTCTCCGCTGAGTTCGCCGTTTGGATGCTGAAGCACGCAAACCAGTAGGGGCTCACTGTCTCCTTTTGTCTATCTTAGGTACTAAACATAGAATCTGCAAGTCGCGGTGTGCAAGGTGAGTCCATGTATGGTTCGTGTAAGCGCGCTTGCGGCGTCTTCTGCCAGGCTAGTCCCTGGAAAGAAGCTGCCCCCGTAGAGTAAGACTCAATATATGTTGACGTTGAAAATCCGGCGCAAGGATAATTTGTCGCTGCTCAGCCACAATCCCATGGCCGCGGCGCTGGCGTCTTGCTGGAATCCACGTCGATTCAATCTTGTCTTGTTGTTCCCGCTTGATCGACGATACTAACCACCCAATGCTACCCCGGGAGCCTCGATGCTGTTGGCAGGAGCAACAATACCCCGGATGCAGTGATACCCTTAAATTAGAGGCGACAAGAGTGCTACAGTAGCAGCGACAAGCGATGCGGCTCAATTCACATGCATGGATGCTGCTTATTTCCCCAGCCCCCTTTCTGGGTAAGGCGGTCGCCGTATTTACACGCAGTGCTACAAGGACTTCCTGCTCATATCTCCAGCTACGTGGAACAAGAAATCACAAAGTGCCGTTGCAGAATTTGTTTAGAAAAAAGAACGACTCATCTCAAGTGAAACAAGCCGCTATATTGAAATATTGTCACACCCTGCGAATAACTACTCACTCCCCCCCTCAGTGCACATTCATTGGCTCTCCTTGCACATTTcctctttcctttctctttaGATAAAATTATTTATCCCATTACCTCCAAAATTCAACTCCATGTCCCTCTTTAAAAGCTCCTCTTGATGTAGACTCCTCGCTTGATAGCGCCCAGGTGGACGTCCTTTGAGCTGAAGGGCACGACGTTGCCCTGGGAATCTGACATGGCAGGAGTGCTGGCAGGGATGTCGGCGCCAATGTCTTGACGCTTGGCAAAGCCTTTATATAAGAGTTAGTTTATGATGCTTGATTTTGATTGTGTATTCATGAAAATTCCCCCAGAttgggaagagagaaaacataCCTGTggggctggcgatggcgacggcggccaGAGCAAGAACGGTCACGATGGAGAACTGCATTTTGAAGTTGGTGATGGGGTATATAaaatggttttttttttttgttgacgtggaaaaaaagagaaagtcgaaagatgaaagaagcgATTGAAAAAGTCGACCGGCGACAGGAGTCAAGAAGATAGAACCAAGAAAAAGTAACACGAAAGGGTGAATGAAGGATGCTTGAAAGGAATgaagaagggaaaacaaaagacaaaatccaagagaggagagaaagccAGCCATATATGTATGCCGTCCAGCTACAAGCCCATCATTGTCAAACACACTATTTCGCTGTCATCGGCAAGCCGGAATCATCTCAAAcacggcgaggcgaggcgccGAAACGAAAAAGGCAGTGATTACAGGATCCCCCTCGAGCCGGCATCCTTGCACGGcctggcccccccccccccctcatcTAATCTATGCCTAGCAGGCGAGCATTGGAGAGCACCCCTTCGAATCCCCATATTCGGTTTCACGGATTCCTCCTAAAAAAGGCAATGCGCTGGCCCATTTTGTTTCGATCAGTGTGCGAAAAAGAGGACCATCACGGAGAAAGGGGGGGAGAAAGGGACCTGAAACGCAGGCGTGCTTCAGGATTTCCCTTATCCGGGCGCCGGCCAGGTTTAGAGAGAAACGATCGAGCGCGGCGCGTATTTGCCGTTTTGGTTATGCAGATTGATGGATTTGGAAAGACGGAAATTGAGAGAGCGTAGCATTGCTTGTACGTGATTGATGTGCAGCGACGAATTTGAGACGTGAACAAGCGTCGTATATCATGTAAGTGGCCGTTGTCAGCAGCGGTGCTACCAAGCTTTGGTCATGGAGGTTTCATCCGCAGCCAATTCGAAAGAGCGCAACCCGCCTTTTAAAATAGAACACAAAGCGAATAAGATGTAATATAGAATAGTATTATTCGCCAAGATACTATTTAGATCTCTGGGagtagcagcatcatcaaagtGCCAAGAGGCCATCTAgattgtacaagtacgtGCTTGCAAGCTTCAAAACGGCGTCTCCACAGCCCGCGAACCGCTGTAGCGACATGGTTCAGTGGAAGCATGGGTGCTGAGATTACAGCACACTGAGCACAGCCATGGCAATAAGAGCCCAGCTCCTACAGACACTCCTGACAGCACCAGCGTTTGATGCGCCTCTTTGCCACGAGTCCGTTGAAACGCAAGACGAAACAGACACCAAAAGGTACGTACTGTCCACAGAAGCACGGAGCAACCTTCTCCCCGCAGCAATACTTGGCCCTTCTAAAGCGGGAACGCTTCTCTGCGCCACACGCTCACTCGCTAATTGTTCCTTTTTGTCCCCAAGCCTCAGTGGCTAAAACCTTGGGTCAGTGCTCGAGTTCATTTCGTCATTGCCcagaaaagaataagaaaaattcCCGTTTACTGCAAGTCTCGGGAAAGCCAAACTCCATTCCttcagcctctttttttttccttccctCTTGCAGCCCCAGCCACTTTTGACCCGAGCATCGCGGGGTATCCCCGGtggggaggggggggaaagagGGAATTTGCTGCGGTGCTGCCCGAGAAGAAGCGTCACTGCGCGCTGATGAATCACGACTCACGCTTgggtcttcttctctctcttttcctcttttctgccTGTGCTTCCGCCTTATTCTTCAACTTTGCCTCCacatccatctttggctttgccACTGCCTGCTGACCATCGTGGTTGGGTTTTTAGCTTTTCCTCCGTGCTTCTAATCCGCCTCGgttccatcttcaagcgGTTCCTGGCCTCTTCTGATCCTCGCGGCTTCTGGCAGCAGGCAAAGACTcaaatcttcttcagccttggTTCCTTCGTGACGTTCTTTGCTTGTACtgattttctctctcctccgcTCTCCTTCTACGTCACCTTCTCCGTGTCTCCTCGCTCCAGCCGCAGCATGGCCACCGCTGAGCATTGTATCGTATGTTTCGAGGCTCTTGATGCCGAACTCAATAACCGCAAACCTCTCTCCCTTGAGCAAATCCAGTCCTCCTGGGCTGCGTACAAAGCCAGCGGGCCTACTTCCGCCAACGCTCCCTTGAATCCGGCTCTCCGCCGTCTCGCTGCCGATGGcgcttcgtcctcgtcctcgtcttcctcatcgtcaaCGTCGCTCTCGGCAACAGGAGGAGATTCAACGCCTGCAACATCCACGTCCTCCCTCCCTGACGCTCCGCCAACGGCAGCTCCCCTCTTCATCACCTGGAATACCGTCGATCCTGACGACCAGGACGTCTCCCTCCGCGGCTGCATCGGCACTTTTGAGTCCCAGCCTCTGGCGGAAGGAATCCACGAATATGCCCTCATATCCGCCCTGCAAGACACCCGCTTCCGCCCCATATCCAAGCGCGAACTGCCCTCGCTTCAGGCGGCCGTGACGCTCCTCACAGACTTTGAAGACGCAGACGACATGCACGACTGGGTGGTTGGCACTCACGGTATCCGGATTTCGTTTTCAGATCGCGGCCGCCGCTACGGTGCGACGTATCTTCCCGACGTAGCACTTGAGCAAGGATGGACCAAGGACGAGGCTCTCTTCAGCTTGATCCGCAAGGCAGGCTGGATGGGCAGTCGATCCAAGTGGCAGGACTTGGACATTAGAGTAACTCGCTACCAGGGCAAGAAAATCAGCGTCGACTATCCAGAGTATAAGAAGTGGAGAGACTGGGTCGAAAGCAAGCAGTAATGAATGGGCTCATCGACGACGATGTGGCCCGGCAGGGCGTTTTATAGACACAGAGGGTTCAATGTTTGGGTTTTCATATGGGTACACGTAATATTCCGAGGGGATGGTAATGATACACTACAATACTTGCGATGCTTATAGACGTTGTGTTATGCAAGGAAGAGTGGCAGAGACGATTTCTCAGCTcagaacttttttttttttcattcttctctaCTCATAAATCTTATCTTGCATTTAACGAAAACATGTTGAAATTGAGCTCTTTCTCACCTGCTAATAATCAAAAGTCTAAGAGCCCAGAGACTTCTCTTTATGAGGTAAAAGTTAAAGCAAAGGCTTCATCCTGTGTTGAGACGACAAACGCCATATACATGGCGCATTCAACGGTTTATAAGAAAAACATGTACAGGCCATGTCCACCATTTCTACACTATCTGCTATGCTCAAGACGccattttttctcttcttctttttcccatATCATTAGCACTTCGTCCTTGACGCCCCATACGCATCCATGGTATATAtgaacaaaaacaacaatcAAATAAGCAAACAGTGATCCAAAATGTGCAAACAAGAGAGACTAAGTATACAAAACATCAACAGGCTCATATCTTTTCGTTCTTCTCCGTATCAACCCCCTCCCAACAGCATCATatttcatcatcgccgtcaccAACAacgcagcttcttccaaaaGCCGCCTTGCCCACGCCCGACCTTGTCCCCGTTCAATATAGGACCCCGAACCCCAGGACCGCgcttctcatcgccatcgccccCCGAGCCAGGCAAAGGCGTCAGCGGCTTCGTCATGCCCCGCGCGCTCAGGTCGGCGCTGTCGCCGCCCTCCTCGGCGAGCTTCCGGGCCTCGACCACGCGCTTCACAATGAGCGCAAACGTCTCCTCAATGTTGACCTCGAGGCGGGCGCTCGTCTCCATGAAGCCGCAGCCGCGCGAGCGCGACCACTCGAGCCCCGTGGCCGCCGGCACCGTCCTCTTGTCCTGCAGGTCGCACTTGTTGCCGGCCACAATCTTGACGGGCTGGACGGTCCTGGAGCCGGCGCCGGAGCCGGTGTAGGCCGGGCTGATGCCGGCGATGCGCGCGCGGTCGGCGTTGTCGAGGCGCACCTCGGACTCCATGCTGATGAGCTCGTCAAAGTGCTGCAGGGCGTCGAGCGAGTCGCGCGACGTGATGTCGTAGACCATGAGGAAGGCGTCGGCGCCGAGGTTGGACGACGCCCACATGCCGCGGTACTCCTCCTGGCCGGCCGTGTCCGTGAGGCACAGGTGGTAGGTGACGCCGTCGATGACGCGCGTGACGCTGTAGTTGTCCTCGATGGTCGGGTCGTAGTCGGACGTCCACGCGGAGCGCACGAGGCGCAGGGTGATGGACGACTTGCCGCAGCCTCCATCGCCgcagatggtgatggagatgggcaCGGGGGCTTGGTCCTGTGCTGTcatggtggtgatgcagTTGTGTGGTGTCTCTTTGCGCCAACAGAGAACAAAGAAGGCTTGAATTGGACTGTTCTATAAAGATGGATCGTCTTGATCCTCGGCTCGACTGTAGCAAGCACGCCCTCGGGTTGCTGAACTGAGCGAGTGGGCTGGCTATACACAGGTGCTTGTTATGCCAGTATGCCGTAAGGTCAGATGTTGGACTCGAGATGCAGAAGCTTGAAATAGGTGATGATACGCAGTAGCAGCAAGCCGTTGAAAGACTCTGCTTACGCAACTCGCTCGCTTGCTCAAAACGGGtataaaaagcaaagaaaagaaattaatagatagcaaaagaaaagaaacgatCGAAAAGCCCTCAGATACGATCGGCAGGCAGTACCATTTGTAAGACAAAAAGATGGAGTGaagcgagaaaagagaaggttaagaaaaaaaaattaactaGCAGCAAAAGATACTTTGCGCCAACACGAGCAAATGGGTGTGTATAGCAAGTACAAGTATTACGCGACCACCAAGACCGCGTCCATGgatcaaggcaaaagaagcaacagcCAGTCTAgagaatttaaaaaaaaaaaaaaaggaactgAAATAAAGGGCCACACCCACAGCCAACATGAACCCAACCTATCGCGGAATTTGGGCGCAACCTGGAGAGGAGACCGGGGGGGTGGCCGGAGTCCTCGCCAATGCACTAGGCCTAGTATATAAAATGAATTTGGTCGGccggcagaagcagcagaatgaGGATATTGAAGAATGAGCAAAATCGGCCGAGCAGACGGCTAGTAAGCAGGGCAAATTTGGTTTAAAGTGGAGGGCGGACGCGatagaggagaggagagaggtaGGGATCACGAGCGCATTGGGCTTTGTTGTGGAGGCGAAATTTCCAGAGTTGGAGGTTGTGGTGGAATTTGACCAGTCAGTCAGGGGAGAGGGCCGGGATCACGGTGATGATGCTAAAAATGATGCAGGATTGCTCTGGTGCAAGCCATGATGCGGACAGTAGCCAGCTGAAGTCTGGGGTGGACATCAGGGGTTTGACCGTGGCAGGagaagccgaagccgtcAATATCTAGGCCATGGCATCAGGGACATGTCGAGGTTGGCGGTTCAGGACAAGTCCGtcctctgcatctgcatcttcttgctcCTTCTCGCAATCTCAacttctcctctcttttgtctcttgctCATATTACCGAGCGGGACCTGCAGGAGACGAGCAGAGGGATGGGATGCAGTGCAGGACGCAATGCACCCAGGCCAGGGATCAGCCACCACTCACGCCTGGATCCCAGCAGCCCGGATGCAATTTCGCTCGTCGCCGATAGGACGGGCTTCATTGGGCCAGGCGCAGGTGGCCTCCATGCCGTGGAGCGACGCCCCCGCCGCTGGATGCGCGCGAACCTTAACCGGGGAGTCTAGTAGGGGTCGTCTGGAGGTGGGATATGAATCCAAGCACGATGATGAAATTCAGGGCGGCGGCACTGCCGTTGGATGTGATACGTCGAAAGGGACTCTGGTTCCATGGCAATACAGCAGGTAGAGGCAAGGTGCGCACTCGAGGCTGTCAAAAGACTGTGTGTCGAGCATTTGTGCCGTGTCTTGGTCCGAGAGAAGGAGTGGCATCATGGCGGTGTCTGGTGGATATTCAGCTGCTGCGGTGCCGTCTCGGGCGATTGTGATTCCGACGTCCATGTAGATGAATGCAATGTGATGGATGCACGTCGGCTGCATTATCAACTGAGGTACCCGCAGCTTGAGGCGGCTCGGCGTCTGTGCACTTGCGAAAAGCTTGAATGGCGTGGTAACGAATCTGCCTTTGCCACGCTGCTTGGCTAATGGCGAGCCCAGATTCACATGTAAACACATTGCCAAGGGTTGGCTGACTTGGTGTCACGAAGCAACGACAGCGGAACTCACGACACCGATGGAGAATTTCAGCGTGGGTTTTGGAATCATATAGAATCTGCAGGTTGCACTCGTACCATGATACGGTCAACTTGTTACCCTGTAAACAAACTTTATATGCGTATTGCAGTTACAATGGCTAGATTGCTCGCAGCGCTGGAATATAAGAGGAAATAACGTTTAATGCAACATCACGCACCTGATCCCGCTTTCAATGCATCTCAATTCATGCACGACTACCTCTATGCATCGATTTGCCCCTGCTCACAGCTGGTGTCGGGCAGTGAATTCGTATATCTTGGTAGCAGCACGACTTACACACATGTAGGTAGATAGCTACCGGTTGGTTCGGTATGTTCCAAAAGCATATAGAATTTCACCAAGATTAAAAACTTGCTAAAATTAAGCTTCACTGATGCCCTCTCTGTAAGAAGCATGTCGTGGTATCCAACGACCTGTAAGCAGACCTCTGTGAGCAGACTCCCAATCCAAGGCCATACACATTAATTATTCTGGGCAAATAAACAAGGCTTGTATGATACCAAGCGCTTTGTTCACCAACAGGCTCATCATCACGGCACTTCATACATGCACCCATGCCACAACTCATCGTCCCCTTGAGGATAGCGGTCAACTCAAGTTGCCGCATACAGCCACCATTCCCATGTGGCCGTCCCCTGGCAAAAACCCGCTTCTCGACATCCCGTGCGACGAGGTACGCACAGACTCGGCGGCAGCCCCCAAGTCCAAGTATCGGAAGCTGATCGACAGAGCCGCACGTGGACCTCGTGATGTGAAAGAAATGCCTTTTGCGTAGTATACAAAGTGGGAGAGCTTGTAAGCCATAGGAACGAAACTCTCAGAGCGGCTAgataggtacatgtaggaCAGGGCGGCTTCAAGTGGGCAACCACAAGTGGGAATCATGAAAAGTGCCGCAAGGCCAACAGTTTATTCATTTCTTTTGTCAACAGGTGCAGCCTTCACCGGCCACGGCGTTGATTACGGGAGAAAATACAACTAACATCACTGGCTACTTGCTTCTTGAGGCTGAAAAAGGGCTCTGTGTAGCCAGCCCTGCATCTTTCGAGTGGTAGCAATAGAGAGCACAACGCCCCGGATTCGGAGAAAATACTTGGCGGAATCCACTCCTGGTGACACTCGAGCCGCTGTCAAAGAGTCAAAGACGGCCATTGTCTTTTGCTCTGGGCGACCCACTATTAGCATGAAAGTCTCAAATGGTTTTACATCGGAGCATCGCTTTTACAACCATCGAATAAGTGCTAGCATGGTTAGTGCTGTTCAAACGGCCAAAGCTATGCATCTCATTCATCCGCCCAGCCAAGAGCCCGCAGTCCCGATATAGGCCGAAGTGAGAAGGTTGAGGAAAAATCGACACAAGGCCGCTTTATGGCGCAATTTGACAAATCTGTCGCTGGGCCAAACTTTCTATGGCGCGCCTCATATTGCCCGGGGGCGCCGTGTATTTGGCGATTGACGCGGCAAAGGCTCGGATGACtatttcccccctttttagTGCTTAGAAAACAGATTTTGCAGACATGGCTTGGCCGAGGTTCGAGGCTTTCTGTTGTTCTGTAAACTCATAGAATTTGCGTCGGGCTATTTTCTCTCGACTAAAATTTCATCATCCCACTTGTCAGCAAGACGATTTAAGCGATATTCAGTGGAAAAGGGCTAGCTTAATTCTGTTTCTGAGGCATCTTTTCTGAAAATCTAGCTTCCCCCCTCCTTTTTGGCTTTATAAATCGCCTGTCATGCCTTCAATTGGCAATGGTTACGTTGCCAACGGCAAACCCAACTCCCAGCTTAACAGGGCTGCGGAAACTGCCGATGTACGCAATGACTCATTGAACCCTCTCGTCTTCCAATTGTCATTGCCCGTAAACTAAAAGTCTCATCTTATAGCTCTTAGAATCTgttcagcagctcatcattcCATTCATCAAAGCTGCcgatgatgccgctgctcaCCGAGCCTCGGGAATTCTGGGACTGGATGCCAACGGGGAAGCTCAAAATATTTTAATCGACTCACAAAAGCCTTCTGAGCTGGTTGCCAAGTTAAAGTTCCTTCTTCCTGAGGAGGGGCTGGGTAAAGATGGCCTCCTTCAGAGCATCGAGAAGCTTCTCAAGTACAGCGTGAATACGTGGGACCAAGGGTTCATGGACAAGCTATACGCAAGTACTACACCAGTAAGCACTCTCATATATAAAGTAGCTATGAGCGGCAAGTTCAACTGACGACATGGAAAATGTAGGTGGGAGTCATTGCAGATCTCATCCTGTCCGTTTTAAACACCAATGTGAGAATCCACGACTGCCCCCGTGTCTCGATTTAGTACCTAACAACCCACAAGGTGCATGTCTTCCACGTTTCACCAGCCTTGACTGTTATCGAAAAGACAACCACTAAAGCGTTTGCGAACTTGTTCAACTTTGATGGCCCACACGCGGGTGGTATATCATGTCCTGGTGGCAGCGGATCAAACCTCACGTCTCTCATTGTAGCCCGGAACACGCTGTATCCAGAAACCAAAACAAAAGGGAATGGCAAGCGTGACTTTGTCGTCTTCACAAGCGCACACGGCCACTACTCTGTGGAGAAGGCCGCCATGATCACCGGCCTGGGCTCGTCTGCTGTATGGGCGGTTCCTGTGGATAACGAGGGCAGCATGAGACCGCAAGCCCTTCGAGAACTGGTTCTGCTTGCCAAGAAGCAAGGAAAGACGCCATTCTACGTTAATTCAACAGCCGGCACCACAGTAATGGGCTCCTTCGACCCCTTTGAAGAGATTTCCAAGATTTGCAAGGAGTTTGGCATGTGGCTGCACATCGACGCAAGCTGGGGCGGCAGCGTCATCTTCTCAAAAGCgcagagctggaagatgaagggctCGCATCTGGCCGACTCCTTGACGGTCAATCCGCACAAGATGCTCAACGCCCCCTGCACCTGCTCGTTGCTCCTGGG is a window encoding:
- a CDS encoding uncharacterized protein (EggNog:ENOG41~TransMembrane:2 (n3-14c19/20o29-58i79-98o)), which codes for MAGFLSSLGFCLLFSLLHSFQASFIHPFVLLFLGSIFLTPVAGRLFQSLLSSFDFLFFSTSTKKKNHFIYPITNFKMQFSIVTVLALAAVAIASPTGFAKRQDIGADIPASTPAMSDSQGNVVPFSSKDVHLGAIKRGVYIKRSF
- a CDS encoding uncharacterized protein (EggNog:ENOG41~BUSCO:EOG092D3FYF); this encodes MAIRAQLLQTLLTAPAFDAPLCHESVETQDETDTKSFSSVLLIRLGSIFKRFLASSDPRGFWQQAKTQIFFSLGSFVTFFACTDFLSPPLSFYVTFSVSPRSSRSMATAEHCIVCFEALDAELNNRKPLSLEQIQSSWAAYKASGPTSANAPLNPALRRLAADGASSSSSSSSSSTSLSATGGDSTPATSTSSLPDAPPTAAPLFITWNTVDPDDQDVSLRGCIGTFESQPLAEGIHEYALISALQDTRFRPISKRELPSLQAAVTLLTDFEDADDMHDWVVGTHGIRISFSDRGRRYGATYLPDVALEQGWTKDEALFSLIRKAGWMGSRSKWQDLDIRVTRYQGKKISVDYPEYKKWRDWVESKQ
- a CDS encoding uncharacterized protein (EggNog:ENOG41), translated to MTAQDQAPVPISITICGDGGCGKSSITLRLVRSAWTSDYDPTIEDNYSVTRVIDGVTYHLCLTDTAGQEEYRGMWASSNLGADAFLMVYDITSRDSLDALQHFDELISMESEVRLDNADRARIAGISPAYTGSGAGSRTVQPVKIVAGNKCDLQDKRTVPAATGLEWSRSRGCGFMETSARLEVNIEETFALIVKRVVEARKLAEEGGDSADLSARGMTKPLTPLPGSGGDGDEKRGPGVRGPILNGDKVGRGQGGFWKKLRCW